In Clupea harengus chromosome 13, Ch_v2.0.2, whole genome shotgun sequence, one DNA window encodes the following:
- the LOC116223310 gene encoding disco-interacting protein 2 homolog C-like, producing MRALRHDRVRLVERGSPHSLPLMESGKILPGVRIIIANPETKGPVGDSHLGEIWVHSGQNASGYFSVYGDEALQSDHFSARLSFGDTHTVWARTGYLGFLRRTELTDASGERHDALYVVGALEEALELRGMRYHPIDIETSVSRTHKSISECAAFTWTNLLVVVVELDGSEHEALDLVPLVTNAVLEEHYLIVGVVVVVDTGVIPINSRGEKQRMHLRDGFLGDQLDPIYVAYNM from the exons ATGAGGGCCCTAAGACATGACCG ggtcAGGCTCGTTGAGCGAGGATCTCCACATAGCCTACCCCTGATGGAATCTGGAaag atcCTGCCTGGTGTGCGCATCATCATTGCCAACCCCGAGACCAAAGGACCAGTAGGAGACTCCCATCTTGGCGAG atctgggTGCACAGTGGTCAGAACGCCAGTGGCTACTTCAGTGTGTACGGGGACGAGGCCCTGCAGTCGGACCACTTCAGCGCGCGCCTCAGctttggagacacacacaccgtctgggcACGCACCGGATACCTAGGCTTCCTGAGGCGTACCGAGCTCACCGACGCCAgcggag agaGACACGATGCGCTGTACGTGGTGGGGGCTCTCGAGGAGGCCTTGGAGCTGAGGGGGATGCGTTATCATCCCATTGACATCGAGACATCCGTCAGCAGAACACACAAGAGCATCTCGGagtg tgcgGCGTTCACCTGGACCAACCTGCTGGTGGTTGTCGTGGAGTTGGACGGTTCGGAGCACGAAGCTTTGGATCTGGTTCCCTTGGTAACCAATGCTGTCCTGGAAGAGCATTACCTCATCGTGGGCGTGGTGGTCGTCGTGGATACGGGCGTCATCCCCATCAACTCCCGCGGCGAGAAACAGCGCATGCACCTGCGAGACGGTTTCCTTGGAGACCAGCTGGACCCTATCTATGTAGCCTATAacatgtaa